A genomic region of Vitis vinifera cultivar Pinot Noir 40024 chromosome 7, ASM3070453v1 contains the following coding sequences:
- the LOC132254033 gene encoding uncharacterized protein LOC132254033: MSSEIDKELNEDSMLMHKSRHIHCDSVETLTVDGENGPRFQNESHEGYKVHDWNMNETAINEEDYRMNTNPTSDKQVTQIGSFRTGSAQSAEILTMIDTSDGFIHDNPTIIEDVANERQNMMQQPIVSGISDDHLEEHQLYSSKKELQRKLYMMALKRKFEFKTTKSTTKLLLVECFDKECKWRVRATKLGISNMFQIMKFYSTHTCRLDMMSRDNRHASSWLIGESIRETYQGIGCEFRPKDIVADIRKQYGIQISYDKAWRAKELALGSIRGSPEESYNTLPSYCYVLEQKNPGTITDIVTDCDNQFKYFFMSIGASLAGFHTSIRPVVAVDGTFLKAKYLGTLFIAACKDGNNQIYPLAFGIGDSENDASWEWFLQKLHDALGHIDDLFVISDRHGSIEKAVHKVFPHARHGVCTYHVGQNLKTKFKNPAIHKLFHDAAHAYRVSEFNFIFGQLEMIDPRAARYLMDIGVDRWARSYSTEKRYNIMTTGIVESLNAVLKNARDLPVLQLVEELRNLLQKWFVTRQQQAMSMSTELTMWADGELRSRYNMSATYLVEPINSKECNVNYAGISAQVNLDTRSCTCRQFDLDHIPCAHAIAACRFYNISCYTLCSKYFTTKALLSSYSECIYPTGNEIDWVVPNHIRDKVVLPPKTRRPTGRPRKVRIPSGGEDKRTSRCSRCGQYGHNRKTCKRPIP, from the coding sequence ATGTCTTCTGAGATTGATAAAGAATTGAATGAGGACTCAATGTTGATGCATAAAAGTAGACACATTCATTGTGATTCAGTTGAAACTCTTACTGTTGATGGTGAAAATGGACCAAGATTTCAAAATGAGTCACATGAAGGGTATAAAGTTCATGATTGGAACATGAATGAGACTGCAATTAATGAGGAGGATTATAGAATGAATACTAACCCTACTAGTGATAAGCAAGTGACCCAAATTGGCTCATTCAGAACTGGTTCAGCTCAGAGTGCAGAAATCTTGACCATGATTGATACAAGTGATGGGTTCATACATGACAATCCCACTATAATCGAAGATGTAGCAAATGAAAGACAAAACATGATGCAACAACCTATAGTTAGTGGAATTAGTGATGACCATCTAGAAGAACACCAACTTTACTCAAGTAAGAAAGAATTACAAAGGAAGTTgtatatgatggctctgaaaagGAAGTTTGAGTTCAAAACAACTAAATCCACTACTAAGTTATTGcttgttgaatgttttgataaagaatGCAAGTGGCGAGTTCGTGCTACCAAGTTGGGGATTTCCAAtatgtttcaaataatgaaattctattCAACACACACTTGTCGGTTAGATATGATGTCTCGTGACAATCGACATGCAAGTAGTTGGTTGATTGGTGAGAGTATAAGAGAAACATATCAAGGGATTGGTTGTGAATTTCGACCAAAAGACATTGTAGCAGACATTCGAAAGCAGTATGGCATTCAAATCAGTTATGATAAGGCGTGGAGAGCCAAAGAACTTGCTCTAGGTTCTATTAGGGGATCACCTGAGGAGTCTTATAACACTTTACCATCCTATTGCTATGTTTTAGAGCAAAAAAATCCTGGTACCATTACTGATATAGTTACTGATTgtgataatcaattcaaatacttttttatgtcGATTGGTGCATCTCTTGCTGGGTTTCACACATCAATAAGGCCTGTGGTTGCAGTTGATGGGacatttttgaaagcaaagtaCTTAGGGACTTTATTTATTGCAGCGTGTAAAGATGGCAACAATCAGATATACCCTTTAGCCTTTGGGATTGGTGATTCAGAAAATGATGCCTCATGGGAGTGGTTTTTACAAAAACTACATGATGCACTTGGAcacattgatgatttgtttgtgaTATCAGATCGACATGGTAGCATTGAGAAAGCAGTACATAAAGTATTTCCCCATGCGAGGCATGGTGTCTGCACTTATCACGTTGgacaaaatttgaagacaaagttCAAGAATCCTGCAATTCATAAGTTGTTCCATGATGCTGCCCATGCTTATCGTGTTTcagagtttaattttatatttgggcaACTAGAGATGATTGACCCAAGAGCAGCAAGATATTTGATGGATATAGGTGTTGATCGATGGGCACGTTCATATTCTACcgaaaaaagatataatatcatGACGACAGGGATCGTTGAAAGCCTTAATGCTGTGTTGAAAAATGCTAGAGATCTTCCGGTTTTGCAATTGGTTGAAGAATTGAGAAacttacttcaaaaatggtttgtgactcGTCAACAACAAGCAATGTCAATGTCAACTGAACTTACCATGTGGGCTGATGGAGAACTTCGTTCTAGGTATAATATGTCAGCAACATATCTAGTGGAACCTATCAACTCCAAGGAGTGTAATGTTAACTATGCTGGCATTAGTGCTCAAGTGAATTTAGACACTCGTTCATGCACATGTCGACAATTTGATCTTGATCATATTCCATGTGCACATGCTATTGCTGCTTGTAGATTTTACAACATTTCATGTTACACTTTGTGCTCCAAGTATTTTACTACTAAAGCATTGTTATCTTCATATTCAGAGTGTATTTATCCAACTGGAAATGAAATAGATTGGGTAGTACCTAATCATATTCGTGATAAAGTTGTGTTACCACCTAAAACAAGACGCCCAACAGGAAGACCAAGGAAAGTAAGAATTCCTTCTGGTGGAGAGGACAAGCGCACATCTCGTTGTAGTCGATGTGGTCAATATGGGCATAATCGAAAAACATGCAAACGACCAATCCCTTGA
- the LOC100242185 gene encoding triacylglycerol lipase OBL1 has protein sequence MATGDCNKEFSTDYILLEPEKLNFYELIRILFPGDIEKRKFVDCLEGAESNFERRWIIFISISAQKFLQFVAKPLSWFGSAFETGLNLSSTNGGFGMLLLNCLRGNIQWPDKTSPTFSSFNGHLDKRVELDESIKPGDSKYYAALTMMSSKISYENKAFIKTTVEDEWKMEFLGSFDFWNDYQDKATTQAFILHDKTVDSDTIIVTFRGTETFDADAWCTDFDISWYEIPGVGKIHGGFMKALGLQKNLGWPKEIEQDDSHSPVAYYAIREMLRERLQANDQTKFLVTGHSLGAALAILFPAILALHEETWMLERLRGVYTFGQPRVGDPKFGEFTTEQLKEHNIPYFRFVYGNDLVPRLPYDNKALMFKHFGTCLYYNSFYEGKIVAEEPNKNYFSPLMAIPKTMNAVWELIRSFIIGHSKGKDYTEGWFLRAFRVLGLIVPGVSAHGPQDYVNATRLGSSALFLPHQIPTE, from the exons ATGGCTACTGGCGATTGCAACAAGGAGTTCTCCACCGACTACATATTGTTGGAACCGGAGAAACTGAATTTCTATGAACTCATTCGCATCTTGTTCCCGGGTGACATAGAGAAGAGAAAATTTGTAGACTGCCTAGAGGGAGCTGAGTCGAATTTCGAGCGTAGATGGATCATATTCATCTCCATCTCGGCACAAAAGTTTCTGCAGTTTGTGGCAAAGCCATTGTCATGGTTTGGATCAGCGTTTGAGACGGGGTTGAACCTTTCCTCCACTAATGGCGGCTTTGGCATGCTCTTGCTCAATTGCTTAAGAG GGAATATCCAGTGGCCGGACAAAACATCGCCGACTTTCTCATCGTTCAATGGACATTTAGACAAGCGAGTGGAGTTAGATGAAAGCATCAAACCAGGAGATAGCAAATATTATGCAGCACTTACTATGATGTCTTCTAAGATATCTTATGAAAACAAAGCCTTTATCAAAACTACAGTGGAAGATGAATGGAAG ATGGAATTTTTGGGATCTTTTGATTTCTGGAATG ATTATCAAGATAAAGCTACGACACAAGCATTCATACTTCATGATAAAACTGTCGACAGCGATACAATTATTGTAACCTTCAGAGGTACTGAAACATTCGATGCAGATGCATGGTGTACCGACTTTGATATCTCTTGGTATGAAATCCCGGGTGTGGGAAAGATTCATGGGGGATTTATGAAAGCTCTAGGCCTACAAAAAAACCTAGGTTGGCCTAAGGAAATTGAACAGGATGATAGTCACTCGCCGGTGGCTTACTATGCCATTAGGGAAATGCTGAGGGAACGCCTGCAGGCAAACgatcaaacaaaatttttagtGACTGGTCACAGCTTAGGGGCGGCACTGGCAATCCTCTTTCCGGCAATTTTGGCATTGCACGAGGAGACATGGATGTTGGAGAGACTGCGGGGCGTTTATACATTTGGACAACCCCGGGTTGGCGATCCGAAGTTTGGGGAGTTCACGACAGAGCAGCTGAAAGAGCACAATATTCCATATTTCAGGTTTGTTTATGGTAACGATTTGGTGCCTAGGTTGCCCTACGATAACAAGGCGCTTATGTTCAAGCACTTTGGAACATGCCTCTACTATAACAGCTTCTACGAAGGAAAG ATTGTTGCAGAAGAACCAAACAAGAACTACTTCTCTCCATTGATGGCCATACCCAAGACCATGAATGCCGTGTGGGAGTTGATAAGAAGCTTCATTATTGGCCACTCAAAAGGAAAGGACTATACAGAAGGATGGTTCCTCAGAGCCTTTAGGGTGTTGGGACTCATAGTCCCAGGTGTATCAGCTCATGGACCCCAAGATTATGTCAATGCTACTCGCTTGGGATCCTCAGCTTTATTCCTTCCACACCAAATCCCAACAGAGTAA
- the LOC132254104 gene encoding ubiquitin-like-specific protease ESD4: protein MLYQSNASQDAKNDDLRHEKSSSDTASYVAAATAAMAEETTNDAITPSIEKLWMEFVKFRQSSELNFNHLKKEIEGLNLKMDELKQLLLEVKSSNEEHGMHDTRFRKSSTKENDNNMGFDFQTGIFEDVTDDEVERNDIPMDVNIDMEASRNLQLAEKHMTKELKDDYSIDDPVIDIAKLFGTPTMSGEFSVYVIPHHLSPAIFKRRREIKKSHILQHPFTDPTKRKKLRKEIEKPLTSFDPLHPISEEALESFQKWMSDDQGSTIDIDYMHIDKKWFQSLSNHGSWLADTHIDVAFFFFRKRRIENPHLFSQKFTTVDTMFWQNAQARWIKHGKKWNQFKLLENDILIDYANGLQPLYSVKWPDVDIVYVPINVRASHWVLGVVHLHRRIIYVYDSLMGINNNARLQVAIKPLAKLLPHILNAIAYYGFHGDTKVNYQEWEIERLQDIPQQENDGDCGMFVIKYAEYLMHNHPLKSLTSARMDWFREKMAAELFYMKYLPM from the exons ATGTTGTACCAATCAAATGCCTCACAAGATGCCAAGAATGATGACTTAAGGCATGAAAAAAGCTCATCTGACACTGCTTCATATGTTGCTGCTGCTACTGCTGCAATGGCAGAAGAAACAACAAATGATGCAATCACCCCATCAATAGAG AAATTATGGATGGAGTTTGTGAAATTCAGACAAAGCTCAgagttaaatttcaatcatctaaagaaagaaattgaaggactCAACTTGAAGATGGATGAATTGAAACAACTTTTATTAGAA GTTAAGAGTTCGAATGAGGAACACGGTATGCATGACACTAGATTCAGAAAATCTagtacaaaagaaaatgataacaaTATGGGCTTTGATTTCCAGACTGGAATTTTTGAGGATGTTACAGATGATGAAGTGGAGAGAAATGACATTCCCATGGATGTGAACATTGATATGGAAGCTTCTAGAAACCTTCAGCTTGCAGAAAAACACATGACTAAAGAGTTGAAAGATGACTACTCTATTGATGATCCAGTTATTGATATTGCCAAGTTGTTTGGTACCCCAACTATGTCGGGCGAGTTTTCAGTTTATGTCATACCTCACCATCTATCTCCTGCCATTTTTAAGCGAAGGCGTGAGATTAAAAAGTCTCATATCTTACAGCACCCTTTTACAGATCCCACCAAGAGAAAGAAACTAAGAAAAGAGATTGAGAAACCATTAACTTCATTTGATCCTTTGCATCCAATCTCTGAAGAAGCATTAGAGTCCTTTCAAAAGTGGATGAGTGATGACCAAGG GTCCACAATTGACATTGACTACATGCATATagataaaaaatggtttcaatCACTGTCTAATCATGGTTCATGGCTTGCTGACACG CACATTgatgttgccttcttctttttccGGAAGCGGCGAATAGAAAATCCTCATCTTTTTTCCCAAAAGTTTACCACAGTGGATACTATGTTTTGG CAAAATGCTCAAGCAAGATGGATTAAGCATGGCAAGAAGTGGAACCAATTCAAATTACTAGAGAATGACATCCTTATTGATTATGCCAATGGTTTGCAGCCTCTTTATTCTGTCAAATGGCCTGATGTTGACATTGTGTATGTCCCTATCAATGTTCGGGCTAGTCACTGGGTATTAGGAGTTGTCCACCTTCATCGAAGGATTATATACGTATATGACTCATTGATGGGCATCAATAATAATGCAAGATTGCAAGTTGCCATTAAACCATTAGCCAAATTGTTGCCGCATATATTGAATGCAATAGCATATTATGGTTTTCATGGTGACACAAAAGTTAACTACCAAGAATGGGAAATTGAACGGCTGCAAGATATTCCTCAACAGGAAAATGA TGGTGATTGTGGCATGTTTGTTATCAAATATGCTGAATACTTAATGCACAACCATCCATTGAAGTCATTAACAAGTGCACGAATGGACTGGTTTCGGGAAAAGATGGCAGCagagttattttatatgaaatacttgcctatgtaa